In Escherichia ruysiae, a genomic segment contains:
- a CDS encoding vWA domain-containing protein has product MSEQITFATSDFASNPEPRCPCILLLDVSGSMSGRPINELNAGLVTFRDELLADPLALKRVELGIVTFGPVHVEQPFTSAANFFPPILFAQGNTPMGAAITKALNMVEERKREYRANGISYYRPWIFLITDGAPTDEWQAAASKVFQGEEDKKFAFFTIGVQGADMNTLAQISVRQPLPLQGLQFRELFSWLSSSLRSVSRSTPGTEVVLEAPKGWTSV; this is encoded by the coding sequence ATGAGCGAACAAATTACGTTTGCCACCAGCGATTTTGCCAGTAACCCGGAACCACGTTGCCCCTGTATTTTACTGCTGGATGTTTCTGGCTCGATGAGCGGTAGACCCATTAACGAACTTAACGCAGGATTGGTGACCTTTCGCGATGAACTGCTTGCCGATCCGCTGGCCTTAAAAAGAGTGGAACTCGGCATTGTGACTTTCGGCCCGGTGCATGTGGAACAACCATTTACCAGCGCCGCTAACTTTTTCCCGCCTATCTTGTTTGCTCAGGGCAATACGCCAATGGGCGCTGCAATTACCAAAGCCCTGAATATGGTTGAGGAGCGGAAACGTGAGTACCGTGCAAATGGTATTTCGTATTATCGCCCGTGGATTTTCTTGATCACCGATGGCGCGCCAACCGATGAGTGGCAGGCTGCTGCCAGTAAAGTGTTTCAGGGAGAAGAAGATAAGAAGTTTGCCTTCTTTACCATCGGTGTTCAGGGGGCTGATATGAATACTCTGGCACAAATCAGCGTCCGTCAGCCTTTGCCGTTGCAGGGATTACAATTCCGTGAACTGTTTAGCTGGTTATCTAGTTCGCTACGTTCGGTTTCCCGCTCCACGCCGGGAACGGAAGTTGTACTGGAAGCGCCAAAAGGCTGGACGTCAGTGTGA
- the mdtA gene encoding multidrug efflux RND transporter subunit MdtA: MKDSYKSRWVIVIVVVIAAIAAFWFWQGRNESQSAAPGATKQAQQPPAGGRRGMRSGPLAPVQAATAIEQAVPRYLTGLGTITAANTVTVRSRVDGQLMALHFQEGQQVKAGDLLAEIDPSQFKVALAQAQGQLAKDKATLANARRDLARYQQLAKTNLVSRQELDAQQALVSETEGTIKADEASVASAQLQLDWSRITAPVDGRVGLKQVDVGNQISSGDTSGIVVITQTHPIDLLFTLPESDITTVVQAQKAGKPLVVEAWDRTNSKKLSEGTLLSLDNQIDATTGTIKVKARFNNQDDALFPNQFVNARMLVDTEQNAVVIPTAALQMGNEGHFVWALNSENKVSKHLVTPGIQDSQKVVIRAGISAGDRVVTDGIDRLTEGAKVEVVEAQSATSPEEKATSREYAKKGVRS, from the coding sequence ATGAAAGACAGTTATAAATCCCGTTGGGTAATCGTAATCGTGGTGGTTATCGCCGCCATCGCCGCATTCTGGTTCTGGCAAGGCCGCAATGAATCCCAGAGCGCAGCCCCAGGTGCGACGAAACAAGCACAGCAGCCGCCAGCGGGTGGTCGCCGTGGTATGCGTTCCGGCCCTTTAGCACCAGTACAGGCGGCAACCGCCATTGAACAGGCCGTTCCACGTTATCTCACCGGGCTTGGCACTATTACCGCCGCTAATACTGTTACGGTGCGCAGCCGCGTGGACGGTCAACTGATGGCGTTGCATTTCCAGGAAGGCCAGCAGGTCAAAGCAGGCGATTTACTGGCAGAGATTGACCCCAGCCAGTTCAAAGTCGCATTAGCACAAGCCCAGGGGCAACTGGCAAAAGATAAAGCCACACTTGCCAACGCGCGCCGTGATTTGGCGCGTTATCAACAACTGGCAAAAACCAATCTCGTTTCCCGTCAGGAACTGGACGCCCAACAGGCGCTGGTCAGTGAAACCGAAGGCACCATTAAAGCCGATGAAGCGAGCGTCGCCAGCGCACAACTGCAACTCGACTGGAGCCGGATTACTGCGCCAGTCGATGGTCGCGTTGGCCTGAAGCAGGTTGATGTCGGTAACCAAATCTCCAGTGGTGATACCAGCGGGATTGTGGTGATCACCCAGACGCATCCTATCGATTTGCTCTTCACCCTGCCGGAAAGCGATATCACCACCGTTGTGCAGGCACAAAAAGCCGGAAAACCGCTGGTTGTTGAAGCCTGGGATCGCACCAACTCGAAGAAGTTAAGTGAAGGCACGCTGTTAAGTCTCGATAACCAAATCGATGCCACTACTGGCACCATTAAAGTGAAAGCGCGCTTCAATAATCAGGATGATGCGCTGTTTCCCAATCAGTTTGTTAACGCACGCATGTTAGTGGACACCGAACAAAACGCCGTGGTGATCCCCACCGCCGCCCTGCAAATGGGCAACGAAGGCCATTTTGTCTGGGCGCTGAATAGCGAAAACAAAGTCAGCAAACATCTGGTGACGCCGGGCATTCAGGACAGTCAGAAAGTGGTGATCCGCGCGGGTATTTCCGCAGGCGATCGCGTAGTAACAGACGGCATTGATCGCCTGACTGAAGGAGCGAAAGTGGAAGTGGTGGAAGCCCAGAGCGCCACCTCGCCGGAAGAGAAAGCCACCAGCCGTGAATACGCGAAAAAAGGAGTGCGCTCCTGA
- a CDS encoding type I toxin-antitoxin system Ibs family toxin has protein sequence MMKILIIVVLLVISFPAY, from the coding sequence ATGATGAAGATACTCATCATCGTGGTGCTCTTAGTCATTAGCTTCCCGGCTTACTAA
- a CDS encoding type I toxin-antitoxin system Ibs family toxin — MMKILIIVVLLVISWPAY; from the coding sequence ATGATGAAGATACTCATCATCGTGGTGCTCTTAGTCATTAGCTGGCCAGCTTACTAA
- a CDS encoding PP2C family serine/threonine-protein phosphatase: protein MSWRLVYSSAVGTSHISADLPCQDACQMQVVWLNDQQPLLVMFLADGAGSVSQGGEGATLAVSEAMAFMMQKVQGGECALNDVLATDIVLAIRHRISARAQAEELAVRDFSCTFLGVISSATGTLIMQIGDGGVVVDFGEGLQLPLTPMNGEYANMTYFITDEDAVTRLETYSCDAQVIKVAAFTDGIQRLALNMMENSPHVPFFAPFFNGLASATSEQRDILPDLLKQFLSCPAVNERTDDDKTLALAMWLP from the coding sequence GTGAGCTGGCGTCTGGTCTATTCATCAGCCGTCGGAACGTCGCATATCAGCGCGGACTTACCTTGCCAGGATGCCTGCCAGATGCAGGTTGTCTGGCTAAACGACCAGCAACCGTTACTGGTGATGTTCCTTGCTGATGGTGCAGGTAGCGTTTCGCAGGGTGGCGAAGGCGCGACGCTCGCCGTCAGTGAAGCGATGGCGTTTATGATGCAAAAAGTACAGGGTGGTGAATGTGCTCTGAATGATGTGCTTGCGACAGATATTGTGCTGGCAATTCGCCACCGTATTAGTGCCCGTGCACAAGCTGAAGAACTGGCGGTTCGTGATTTTTCCTGTACTTTTCTGGGCGTTATATCATCAGCGACCGGCACGTTGATTATGCAGATTGGCGATGGTGGCGTGGTGGTGGATTTTGGTGAAGGGCTACAGCTACCACTAACGCCGATGAATGGCGAATATGCCAATATGACCTATTTCATTACTGATGAAGATGCTGTCACGCGCCTTGAGACTTACAGTTGCGATGCGCAGGTGATAAAAGTGGCTGCATTTACGGACGGTATTCAGCGGCTGGCGTTAAATATGATGGAAAATTCTCCCCATGTACCTTTCTTTGCGCCATTTTTCAATGGACTGGCGTCAGCAACGTCAGAACAACGCGATATATTGCCAGATTTGCTAAAGCAATTTTTGTCCTGCCCCGCAGTGAATGAACGCACCGATGATGATAAAACGCTGGCGCTGGCCATGTGGTTGCCGTGA
- the yegD gene encoding molecular chaperone, which produces MFIGFDYGTANCSVAVMRDGKPQMLKMENDSTLLPSMLCAPTREAVSEWLYRHHDVPANDDETQALLRRALRYNREEDIDVTAKSVQFGLSSLAQYIDDPEEVWFVKSPKSFLGASGLKPQQVALFEDLVCAMMLHIRQQAQAQLPETITQAVIGRPINFQGLGGDEANAQAQGILERAAKRAGFKDVVFQYEPVAAGLDYEATLQEEKRVLVVDIGGGTTDCSLLLMGPQWRSRLDRESSLLGHSGCRIGGNDLDIALAFKNLMPLLGMGGETEKGIALPILPWWNAVAINDVPAQSDFYSSANGRLLNDLVRDAREPEKVALLQKVWRQRLSYRLVRSAEECKIALSSAAETCASLPFIGDELATLISQHGLESALNQPLARILEQVQLALDNAQEKPDVIYLTGGSARSPLIKKALAEQLPGIPIAGGDDFGSVTAGLARWAEVVFR; this is translated from the coding sequence GTGTTTATTGGTTTTGATTACGGTACAGCAAACTGTTCAGTGGCGGTGATGCGCGACGGTAAACCGCAGATGTTGAAAATGGAAAATGACAGCACGCTGCTGCCTTCAATGCTTTGCGCACCAACGCGTGAAGCAGTAAGCGAGTGGCTGTACCGCCATCATGATGTTCCGGCAAACGATGATGAAACGCAGGCGCTGTTACGTCGGGCGCTTCGTTATAACCGCGAAGAAGATATCGACGTCACGGCGAAAAGCGTGCAGTTCGGTCTTTCCTCACTGGCGCAGTATATTGATGATCCGGAAGAAGTGTGGTTTGTGAAATCACCGAAATCGTTCCTCGGTGCCAGCGGGTTAAAACCACAGCAGGTGGCGCTGTTTGAGGATCTGGTCTGCGCAATGATGTTGCACATTCGCCAACAAGCGCAGGCGCAACTGCCAGAAACAATTACCCAGGCAGTCATTGGTCGTCCAATCAACTTCCAGGGATTGGGCGGCGATGAAGCAAACGCCCAGGCGCAAGGGATTCTGGAACGTGCGGCGAAGCGTGCCGGATTCAAGGATGTGGTATTCCAGTACGAGCCGGTGGCGGCAGGGCTGGATTACGAAGCAACCTTGCAGGAAGAAAAACGCGTACTGGTGGTGGATATCGGCGGTGGTACTACTGACTGTTCATTGTTGCTGATGGGGCCGCAGTGGCGTTCGCGTCTCGATCGTGAATCCAGCCTACTGGGTCACAGTGGTTGCCGTATTGGTGGTAACGATCTGGATATCGCACTGGCGTTTAAAAACCTGATGCCGTTACTGGGCATGGGTGGCGAAACCGAAAAAGGTATCGCCCTGCCGATCCTACCGTGGTGGAATGCGGTTGCCATCAACGACGTACCTGCGCAGAGTGATTTCTACAGTAGCGCCAACGGTCGCCTGCTTAACGACCTGGTACGCGACGCCCGCGAGCCAGAGAAAGTCGCCCTGTTACAGAAAGTCTGGCGGCAACGTTTAAGTTATCGTCTGGTGCGCAGCGCGGAAGAGTGCAAAATTGCCCTTTCAAGCGCAGCGGAAACCTGCGCGTCGCTGCCGTTTATCGGTGACGAACTGGCAACGTTGATTAGCCAGCATGGACTGGAAAGCGCCCTCAACCAGCCGCTGGCGCGGATTCTGGAACAGGTGCAACTGGCGCTGGATAACGCCCAGGAAAAACCAGACGTCATCTATCTGACAGGTGGTAGCGCCCGATCGCCGCTGATTAAAAAGGCACTGGCGGAACAGCTGCCGGGCATCCCGATTGCAGGTGGCGACGACTTTGGCTCCGTCACCGCCGGGCTGGCGCGCTGGGCAGAAGTAGTATTTCGTTAA
- the alkA gene encoding DNA-3-methyladenine glycosylase 2, with product MYTLNWQPPYDWSWMLGFLAARAVSGVETVADNYYARSLAVGEHRGVITVVPDVKTNTLQVNLSSGLEPVATECLAKMSRLFDLQCNPQIVNGALGELDAARPGLRLPGCVDAFEQGVRAILGQLVSVAMAAKLTAKVAQLYGERLDDFPEYVCFPTPQRLAAADPLALKGLGMPLKRAEALIHLANAALDGSLPMTMSGDVEQAMKTLQTFPGIGRWTANYFALRGWQAKDVFLPDDYLIKQRFPGMTPAQIRRYAERWKPWRSYALLHIWYTEGWQPEEV from the coding sequence ATGTATACCCTGAACTGGCAGCCGCCGTATGACTGGTCGTGGATGTTGGGATTTCTTGCCGCCCGTGCGGTGAGTGGAGTGGAAACAGTTGCGGACAATTATTATGCCCGTAGTCTGGCGGTGGGCGAACATCGCGGCGTGATAACGGTGGTTCCTGATGTCAAAACTAATACGTTGCAAGTGAACCTAAGTTCGGGATTAGAACCTGTGGCGACCGAGTGCCTGGCGAAAATGAGCCGCCTGTTTGATCTGCAATGTAATCCGCAGATTGTTAACGGTGCATTGGGTGAATTAGACGCGGCGCGACCCGGATTGCGTTTACCAGGCTGTGTTGATGCTTTTGAGCAGGGCGTGCGCGCGATTTTAGGCCAACTGGTGAGCGTGGCGATGGCGGCAAAATTGACTGCCAAAGTGGCGCAGCTTTATGGCGAACGGCTGGATGATTTCCCTGAATATGTCTGCTTTCCCACGCCCCAACGACTGGCAGCAGCCGACCCGCTGGCACTAAAAGGGTTGGGGATGCCGTTGAAACGGGCAGAGGCGCTGATTCATTTAGCCAATGCGGCACTGGATGGCTCCTTACCGATGACAATGTCGGGCGACGTTGAGCAAGCGATGAAAACGCTGCAAACATTTCCTGGAATTGGGCGCTGGACGGCGAATTATTTCGCCTTGCGTGGCTGGCAAGCGAAAGATGTTTTCCTGCCGGATGATTATTTGATTAAACAGCGATTTCCTGGAATGACGCCGGCACAAATCCGCCGTTATGCCGAACGCTGGAAACCCTGGCGTTCTTATGCGCTGTTGCATATCTGGTATACGGAAGGCTGGCAACCAGAAGAAGTATGA
- a CDS encoding helix-hairpin-helix domain-containing protein: MKSTIYTAAGDCVTPGHELGKGGEGAVYDINEFVDSVAKIYHTPPPALKRDKLAFMAATADAQLLNYVAWPQSTLHAGRGGKVIGFMMPKVSGKEPIHMIYSPAHRRQRFPHCAWDFLLYVARNIASSFATVHEHGHVVGDVNQNSFMVGRDSKVVLIDSDSFQINANGTLHLCEVGVSHFTPPELQTLPSFVGFERTVNHDNFGLALLIFHVLFGGRHPYSGVPLIAEAGNALEKDIAHFRYAYASDNQRRGLKPPPRSIPLSMLPGDVEGMFQQAFTESGVATARPTAKAWVAALDSLRQQLKKCTASVMHVYPGHLTDCPWCALDNQGVIYFIDLGEEVVTTGGDFVLAKVWAMVMASVAPPALQLPLPDHFQPTGRPLPLGLLRSEYIILIEIALSALSLLLCGLQAEPRYIILVPVLAAIWIIGSLTSKAYKAEIQQRREAFNRAKMDYDHLVNQIQQVGGLEGFIAKRTMLEKMKDELLGLPEDEKRELTALHNTARERQKQKFLEGFFIDVASIPGVGPARKAALRSFGIETAADVNRRGVKQVKGFGDHLTQAVIDWKASCERRFVFRPNEAVTPADRQAVMAKMTAKRHRLEAALTEGAAELQRFRLHAPARTMPLMAPLHQAAGKLAQAQADLSRC, encoded by the coding sequence GTGAAATCAACTATATATACCGCAGCTGGCGATTGCGTGACGCCAGGTCATGAATTAGGCAAAGGCGGCGAAGGCGCGGTTTATGATATCAATGAGTTTGTCGATAGCGTCGCCAAGATTTATCACACGCCGCCACCCGCCTTAAAACGGGACAAACTTGCCTTTATGGCTGCGACAGCTGACGCACAGTTGCTCAATTATGTCGCCTGGCCGCAGTCAACGCTTCACGCTGGACGAGGCGGAAAAGTTATCGGTTTTATGATGCCGAAAGTCTCCGGCAAAGAACCTATTCATATGATCTATAGCCCGGCACATCGTCGTCAACGTTTCCCTCATTGTGCATGGGATTTTCTACTCTATGTTGCGCGCAATATTGCTTCATCTTTTGCTACGGTTCACGAGCACGGGCATGTCGTGGGTGACGTAAACCAGAACAGCTTTATGGTAGGCCGTGACAGCAAAGTGGTGTTGATCGACAGCGACTCCTTTCAGATTAACGCTAATGGCACGCTGCATTTATGCGAAGTCGGCGTGTCGCATTTTACGCCGCCAGAGCTGCAAACCTTGCCGTCATTTGTTGGATTTGAGCGCACCGTAAATCACGATAATTTTGGCCTTGCGTTGCTGATTTTTCACGTCTTGTTTGGTGGTCGGCATCCTTATTCCGGTGTACCGCTTATTGCCGAAGCGGGTAATGCGTTGGAGAAGGATATTGCTCATTTCCGTTATGCCTATGCATCAGACAATCAGCGACGTGGCTTAAAACCGCCGCCACGATCTATTCCGCTATCGATGTTACCGGGTGATGTTGAAGGCATGTTTCAGCAGGCATTCACCGAAAGTGGCGTGGCAACCGCGCGTCCGACGGCAAAAGCGTGGGTAGCGGCACTGGATTCTTTACGCCAACAGTTAAAGAAATGTACTGCTTCGGTAATGCATGTTTACCCCGGTCATTTGACCGACTGCCCGTGGTGTGCGCTGGATAATCAAGGCGTTATCTATTTTATTGATCTCGGCGAAGAGGTTGTTACCACCGGCGGGGATTTTGTGCTGGCGAAAGTCTGGGCGATGGTGATGGCATCAGTAGCACCGCCAGCATTGCAACTGCCATTACCCGATCACTTCCAACCGACTGGCAGGCCGCTTCCTTTAGGCCTGTTACGGAGTGAATACATCATTCTGATTGAGATCGCACTGTCAGCGTTATCGCTGTTGCTTTGCGGCCTTCAGGCAGAACCGCGTTATATTATTTTAGTTCCTGTGCTGGCGGCTATCTGGATTATTGGCAGCCTGACAAGCAAAGCGTACAAAGCAGAAATCCAGCAACGCCGTGAGGCGTTTAATCGTGCAAAAATGGACTATGACCATTTAGTTAACCAGATCCAGCAGGTGGGTGGGCTGGAAGGTTTTATCGCCAAACGGACGATGCTTGAAAAAATGAAGGACGAGCTTTTGGGATTGCCGGAAGACGAAAAACGCGAGCTGACAGCACTTCACAACACCGCAAGGGAACGCCAGAAGCAGAAGTTTCTGGAGGGATTTTTTATTGATGTTGCCTCTATTCCCGGCGTTGGTCCCGCGCGTAAAGCGGCGTTACGGTCCTTTGGTATCGAAACAGCGGCAGATGTGAACCGCCGTGGAGTTAAACAAGTGAAAGGATTTGGCGACCATCTGACCCAGGCGGTTATCGACTGGAAAGCGAGTTGCGAACGCCGTTTTGTTTTCAGGCCGAACGAAGCGGTAACGCCAGCAGACAGACAAGCGGTAATGGCGAAAATGACCGCCAAACGTCATCGGCTGGAAGCCGCATTGACAGAGGGCGCGGCAGAGTTACAGCGATTTCGCCTTCATGCTCCCGCACGAACCATGCCGTTGATGGCGCCGTTACATCAGGCGGCAGGAAAACTGGCTCAGGCGCAGGCAGATTTAAGCCGCTGCTGA